The proteins below are encoded in one region of Citrobacter enshiensis:
- the ribA gene encoding GTP cyclohydrolase II — MQLKRVAEAKLPTPWGDFLMVGFEELATGHDHVALVYGDTSGKTPILARVHSECLTGDALFSLRCDCGFQLEAALSHIAEEGRGILLYHRQEGRNIGLLNKIRAYALQDQGYDTVEANHQLGFAADERDFTLCADMFKLLGVDEVRLLTNNPKKVEILTEAGINIVERVPLIVGRNPKNAHYLDTKAAKMGHLLDE, encoded by the coding sequence ATGCAGCTTAAACGTGTGGCAGAAGCCAAACTGCCAACCCCATGGGGCGATTTCCTGATGGTGGGATTTGAAGAACTGGCAACCGGACACGATCACGTCGCGCTGGTCTATGGCGATACTTCAGGGAAAACACCAATCCTCGCGCGTGTCCATTCTGAATGTTTAACAGGCGATGCGCTGTTCAGCCTGCGCTGTGATTGCGGGTTTCAGCTCGAAGCCGCACTGTCGCACATCGCCGAAGAGGGTCGCGGTATTCTGCTGTATCACCGCCAGGAAGGACGTAATATTGGTCTGCTCAACAAGATTCGCGCGTATGCATTGCAGGATCAAGGCTACGACACGGTTGAAGCCAACCACCAATTAGGGTTTGCCGCAGATGAGCGTGACTTTACCCTTTGTGCGGATATGTTCAAGCTGCTGGGGGTGGATGAAGTTCGCCTGCTCACCAACAATCCGAAGAAAGTCGAAATCCTGACAGAAGCAGGCATCAATATCGTTGAGCGCGTCCCGCTGATTGTCGGGCGTAACCCGAAAAATGCGCACTATCTGGATACTAAAGCCGCCAAAATGGGCCATTTATTGGATGAGTAA
- the cysB gene encoding HTH-type transcriptional regulator CysB yields the protein MKLQQLRYIVEVVNHNLNVSSTAEGLYTSQPGISKQVRMLEDELGIQIFARSGKHLTQVTPAGQEIIRIAREVLSKVDAIKSVAGEHTWPDKGSLYIATTHTQARYALPNVIKGFIERYPRVSLHMHQGSPTQIAEAVSKGNADFAIATEALHLYDDLVMLPCYHWNRSIVVTPEHPLAAKSSVSIEELAQYPLVTYTFGFTGRSELDTAFTRAGLTPRIVFTATDADVIKTYVRLGLGVGVIASMAVDPIADPDLVRVDAHDIFSHSTTKIGFRRSTFLRSYMYDFIQRFAPHLTRDVVDTAVALRSNEEIEAMFNDIKLPEK from the coding sequence ATGAAATTACAGCAGCTTCGCTATATTGTTGAGGTGGTTAATCACAACCTTAATGTTTCCTCAACAGCAGAAGGACTTTACACCTCTCAGCCGGGCATCAGTAAACAAGTTCGTATGCTGGAAGATGAGCTTGGTATCCAGATTTTTGCCCGCAGCGGGAAACATCTTACGCAAGTCACCCCGGCGGGGCAGGAAATCATTCGCATCGCGCGTGAAGTGTTGTCAAAGGTTGATGCGATTAAGTCGGTAGCCGGGGAGCATACGTGGCCAGATAAAGGCTCGCTGTATATTGCCACCACGCATACTCAGGCACGCTACGCGCTGCCAAATGTCATCAAAGGATTTATCGAGCGCTATCCACGCGTGTCGTTGCATATGCATCAGGGATCGCCAACCCAAATTGCGGAGGCGGTCTCCAAAGGCAATGCTGATTTTGCCATCGCCACCGAGGCGCTGCATCTGTACGACGATCTGGTCATGCTGCCATGCTATCACTGGAACCGCTCTATTGTCGTGACTCCGGAGCATCCGCTGGCGGCGAAATCATCGGTCTCGATTGAAGAGCTGGCGCAATATCCGCTGGTGACTTATACCTTTGGCTTTACCGGACGTTCTGAACTGGACACCGCGTTTACTCGTGCCGGCTTAACACCGCGTATTGTCTTTACCGCAACGGATGCGGACGTTATCAAAACCTACGTCAGGCTGGGGCTTGGGGTTGGCGTGATCGCCAGTATGGCGGTGGATCCTATTGCCGATCCTGACCTTGTTCGTGTTGATGCGCATGATATTTTCAGCCACAGCACCACCAAGATCGGTTTTCGCCGCAGCACATTCTTACGTAGTTATATGTATGATTTTATTCAGCGTTTCGCGCCGCATTTGACGCGTGATGTGGTAGATACCGCAGTGGCATTACGTTCTAATGAAGAAATCGAAGCCATGTTTAACGATATTAAACTGCCTGAGAAGTAA
- a CDS encoding YmiA family putative membrane protein has product MRLAMPSGNQEPRRDPELKRKAWLVVFVGSALFWVAVALLIWKVWG; this is encoded by the coding sequence ATGAGGTTAGCAATGCCGTCTGGAAACCAGGAACCACGCCGAGACCCTGAGCTGAAACGCAAAGCCTGGCTCGTGGTTTTTGTTGGCTCCGCACTGTTCTGGGTTGCGGTTGCGCTGTTGATCTGGAAAGTGTGGGGATAA
- a CDS encoding DNA-binding transcriptional regulator YciT, translating to MNSRQQSILQMVIDKGRMSVAELAKITGVSEVTIRQDLNTLEKQSYLRRAHGFAVSLDSEDVETRMMTNYTLKHQLAEFAASLVNPGESVFIENGSSNALLARTLAEQKDVTIITVSSYIAHLLKGTPCEVILLGGIYQKKSESMVGPLTRQFIQQVHFSKAFIGIDGWQPETGFTGRDMMRSDVVNAVLEKGAEAIVLTDSSKFGTVHPYTLGPLSRFNRVITDSKISANDQQELELAGLTVNIIESQS from the coding sequence ATGAATTCCCGACAACAATCAATTTTACAAATGGTGATTGATAAAGGCCGCATGAGTGTGGCCGAGCTGGCGAAAATCACCGGTGTTTCTGAAGTGACGATTCGACAGGATCTCAACACGCTCGAGAAACAGAGCTATCTGCGCCGTGCTCATGGTTTTGCCGTTTCACTGGACAGTGAAGATGTTGAAACGCGCATGATGACTAACTACACCCTCAAACATCAGCTTGCCGAGTTTGCGGCCTCTCTGGTCAACCCGGGTGAATCGGTCTTTATTGAAAACGGCAGCAGTAACGCGCTTCTGGCCAGAACGCTGGCTGAACAAAAAGACGTGACGATTATTACCGTCAGCAGCTACATTGCGCACTTGCTGAAGGGAACTCCCTGCGAAGTGATCCTGCTTGGCGGGATCTATCAGAAAAAAAGTGAAAGTATGGTCGGTCCCTTAACCCGGCAGTTCATCCAACAGGTTCACTTCAGTAAGGCTTTCATCGGGATTGATGGCTGGCAGCCTGAAACCGGATTTACGGGACGGGATATGATGCGTTCTGATGTGGTCAATGCGGTTCTTGAAAAAGGGGCGGAGGCCATTGTGCTGACCGACAGCTCCAAATTCGGCACCGTACACCCGTATACGCTCGGTCCATTATCCAGGTTCAACCGTGTGATTACTGATTCAAAAATCAGCGCTAACGACCAACAGGAACTGGAGCTCGCCGGGTTGACGGTGAACATCATTGAATCCCAGTCCTGA
- the osmB gene encoding osmotically-inducible lipoprotein OsmB — MFATSKKMTAAVLAITLAMSLSACSNWSKQDRSTAIGAGAGAVGGAVLTDGSALGTLGGAAVGGIIGHQVGK, encoded by the coding sequence ATGTTTGCAACGAGCAAAAAAATGACCGCCGCGGTTCTGGCAATTACCCTTGCGATGTCTCTGAGCGCATGTTCTAACTGGTCAAAACAAGACCGCAGCACGGCAATTGGTGCAGGCGCTGGTGCAGTCGGCGGCGCGGTCTTAACTGACGGCAGCGCGCTGGGTACGCTGGGTGGTGCTGCTGTGGGTGGTATTATCGGCCACCAGGTGGGTAAATAA
- the yciH gene encoding stress response translation initiation inhibitor YciH, translating into MNDSNSRLVYSTDSGRINEPEVAPERPKGDGIVRIQRQTSGRKGKGVCLITGIDMDDAELTKLAAELKKKCGCGGAVKEGVIEIQGDKRDLIKSLLEAKGMKVKLAGG; encoded by the coding sequence ATGAACGATTCCAACAGCCGTCTGGTGTACTCAACAGACTCTGGGCGTATTAATGAGCCAGAGGTAGCGCCTGAGCGTCCTAAAGGTGATGGCATTGTCCGTATTCAGCGTCAGACCAGCGGTCGTAAAGGTAAAGGCGTTTGCCTGATTACCGGCATTGATATGGATGATGCTGAGCTGACAAAACTGGCCGCTGAACTGAAGAAAAAATGCGGTTGCGGCGGTGCGGTGAAAGAGGGTGTCATTGAAATTCAGGGCGATAAGCGCGATCTGATTAAATCGTTGCTGGAAGCCAAAGGAATGAAAGTTAAATTGGCTGGCGGCTAA
- the acnA gene encoding aconitate hydratase AcnA: MSSTLREASKDTLQAKGKTWHYYSLPLAAKSLGDITRLPKSLKVLLENLLRWQDGDSVTEEDIRALVGWLKNAHADREIAYRPARVLMQDFTGVPAVVDLAAMREAVKRLGGDTAKVNPLSPVDLVIDHSVTVDHFGDDSAFDENVRLEMERNHERYVFLRWGQQAFSRFSVVPPGTGICHQVNLEYLGKAVWSELQDDEWVAYPDTLVGTDSHTTMINGLGVLGWGVGGIEAEAAMLGQPVSMLIPDVVGFKLTGKLQEGITATDLVLTVTQMLRKHGVVGKFVEFYGDGLDSLPLADRATIANMSPEYGATCGFFPIDAVTLDYMTLSGRSDEQVALVEAYAKAQGMWRNAGDEPVFTSSLELDMGEVEASLAGPKRPQDRVALGDVPKAFAASSALELNTAQKDRKPVDYVLNGHQYQLPDGAVVIAAITSCTNTSNPSVLMAAGLLAKKAVTLGLKRQPWVKASLAPGSKVVSDYLAKAKLTPYLDELGFNLVGYGCTTCIGNSGPLPDPIETAIKKGDLTVGAVLSGNRNFEGRIHPLVKTNWLASPPLVVAYALAGNMNLNLVKDPLGHDKKGDPVYLKDIWPSAQEIARAVEQVSTEMFRKEYAEVFEGTPEWKAIEIARSDTYGWQEDSTYIRLSPFFDEMQAQPDPVEDIHGARILAMLGDSVTTDHISPAGSIKPDSPAGRYLQGRGVERKDFNSYGSRRGNHEVMMRGTFANIRIRNEMVPGVEGGMTRHLPGSEVVAIYDAAMQYQQEKTPLAVIAGKEYGSGSSRDWAAKGPRLLGIRVVIAESFERIHRSNLIGMGILPLEFPQGVSRTTLALTGEEIIDIADLQKLKPGATIPVTLTRPDGSTEVVPCRCRIDTATELTYYQNDGILHYVIRNMLH; encoded by the coding sequence ATGTCGTCAACCCTACGAGAGGCCAGTAAGGATACGTTGCAGGCCAAAGGCAAAACCTGGCATTACTACAGCCTGCCGCTGGCAGCCAAATCTTTGGGTGACATCACCCGCTTACCCAAATCATTAAAAGTTCTGCTCGAAAACCTCCTGCGCTGGCAGGATGGAGACTCGGTCACTGAGGAAGATATCCGGGCACTGGTGGGCTGGTTGAAAAACGCCCATGCCGACCGTGAAATTGCCTATCGCCCAGCCCGTGTTCTGATGCAGGATTTTACCGGTGTTCCGGCGGTGGTCGATCTGGCCGCGATGCGTGAGGCGGTAAAACGTCTGGGGGGCGATACGGCCAAAGTAAACCCGTTGTCTCCCGTTGATCTGGTGATTGACCATTCGGTCACGGTCGATCATTTTGGCGATGATAGCGCGTTTGACGAAAACGTCCGGCTGGAGATGGAGCGTAACCACGAACGTTATGTCTTCTTACGCTGGGGGCAGCAGGCGTTTAGCCGCTTCAGCGTAGTCCCTCCGGGAACTGGCATTTGCCACCAGGTTAACCTGGAATATCTGGGCAAAGCTGTCTGGAGCGAGTTACAGGATGACGAGTGGGTGGCGTATCCGGATACGCTGGTGGGAACTGACTCGCACACCACCATGATAAATGGACTGGGGGTATTAGGTTGGGGTGTCGGGGGGATCGAAGCGGAAGCGGCGATGCTGGGCCAACCCGTGTCGATGCTGATCCCTGATGTCGTGGGATTCAAACTGACCGGTAAATTGCAGGAAGGCATCACTGCCACTGACCTCGTGCTGACGGTCACGCAAATGTTGCGTAAGCATGGCGTGGTGGGCAAATTCGTCGAATTCTACGGCGATGGGTTGGATTCGCTGCCGCTGGCCGATCGGGCAACTATCGCGAATATGTCGCCAGAATATGGGGCGACGTGTGGCTTCTTCCCAATTGATGCCGTCACACTGGATTATATGACGTTAAGCGGGCGTAGCGACGAACAGGTCGCGCTGGTGGAAGCCTATGCGAAAGCGCAAGGCATGTGGCGCAACGCTGGCGATGAGCCGGTGTTCACCAGTTCGCTGGAATTAGACATGGGCGAGGTTGAAGCGAGCCTGGCGGGACCGAAACGTCCGCAGGACCGGGTCGCTCTGGGCGATGTACCGAAAGCCTTTGCCGCCAGTAGCGCACTGGAACTGAACACGGCGCAGAAAGACCGGAAGCCTGTTGATTATGTTCTGAACGGTCATCAATACCAGTTACCGGATGGCGCAGTCGTGATTGCGGCCATCACCTCTTGTACCAATACCTCAAACCCCAGCGTATTGATGGCCGCAGGGTTACTGGCGAAAAAAGCGGTGACGCTGGGACTGAAACGCCAACCCTGGGTTAAAGCCTCGCTGGCGCCCGGTTCAAAAGTGGTCTCCGACTATCTGGCAAAGGCGAAGCTTACGCCGTATCTCGACGAGCTTGGATTCAACCTGGTGGGCTATGGCTGCACCACCTGTATCGGTAACTCCGGCCCGTTGCCCGATCCTATCGAAACCGCCATCAAAAAAGGGGATTTGACCGTGGGGGCGGTGCTTTCGGGTAACCGAAACTTTGAAGGCCGAATCCATCCGCTGGTGAAGACCAACTGGCTGGCGTCGCCGCCGCTGGTGGTAGCCTATGCTCTGGCCGGGAATATGAACCTTAATCTGGTGAAAGATCCGCTTGGTCATGACAAAAAAGGCGACCCGGTCTATCTGAAAGATATCTGGCCGTCGGCACAGGAGATCGCCCGCGCCGTTGAGCAGGTCTCAACGGAGATGTTCCGCAAAGAGTACGCGGAAGTCTTTGAAGGCACACCGGAATGGAAAGCCATTGAGATTGCGCGCTCAGACACCTATGGCTGGCAGGAGGATTCGACGTATATTCGCCTGTCGCCCTTCTTTGACGAGATGCAGGCTCAACCAGATCCGGTTGAAGATATTCATGGGGCGCGTATTCTCGCCATGCTGGGCGATTCTGTCACCACCGATCACATTTCGCCCGCCGGGAGCATCAAACCGGATAGCCCGGCAGGGCGCTATCTGCAAGGGCGTGGCGTAGAACGTAAAGACTTTAACTCCTACGGTTCGCGGCGCGGCAACCATGAAGTGATGATGCGAGGCACATTTGCCAATATTCGTATTCGTAACGAAATGGTGCCAGGCGTCGAAGGCGGCATGACGCGTCATTTACCGGGCTCCGAAGTTGTGGCGATCTACGATGCGGCGATGCAGTATCAACAGGAGAAAACGCCGCTGGCGGTTATCGCCGGGAAAGAGTACGGCTCAGGATCAAGTCGTGACTGGGCGGCGAAAGGGCCACGATTACTGGGGATCCGCGTGGTGATTGCGGAGTCCTTCGAGCGCATTCACCGTTCGAACCTGATCGGGATGGGGATCTTGCCCCTGGAGTTCCCGCAAGGGGTGAGCCGTACAACTCTTGCGCTGACCGGTGAGGAAATCATTGATATTGCGGATCTGCAAAAGCTGAAACCAGGCGCGACGATTCCGGTCACCCTGACCCGGCCTGATGGCAGTACAGAGGTGGTTCCTTGTCGATGCCGCATTGATACGGCGACCGAGTTAACGTATTACCAGAATGATGGCATTCTGCACTACGTGATCCGTAATATGCTGCACTAA
- a CDS encoding LapA family protein codes for MKYLLIFLLVLAIFVISVTLGAQNDQQVTFNYLLAQGEYRISTLLAVLFAAGFAIGWLICGLFWLRVRVSLTRAERKIKRLENQLSSATDVAVTADSSVVKE; via the coding sequence GTGAAATATTTACTCATTTTCTTACTGGTGTTGGCGATTTTTGTTATTTCGGTAACATTGGGTGCGCAAAACGATCAACAGGTGACGTTTAATTACCTGTTGGCTCAGGGCGAGTATCGTATCTCTACCTTGCTTGCCGTATTATTTGCCGCAGGTTTTGCCATTGGTTGGTTGATTTGCGGTCTGTTCTGGCTACGGGTTCGCGTATCTCTGACACGTGCAGAACGTAAAATTAAACGACTGGAAAACCAGCTTTCGTCTGCGACCGACGTTGCGGTAACTGCCGATTCGTCGGTTGTAAAGGAATAA
- the lapB gene encoding lipopolysaccharide assembly protein LapB, with amino-acid sequence MLELLFLLLPVAAAYGWYMGRRSAQQTKQDEANRLSRDYVAGVNFLLSNQQDKAVDLFLDMLKEDTGTVEAHLTLGNLFRSRGEVDRAIRIHQTLMESASLTYEQRLLAVQQLGRDYMAAGLYDRAEDMFTQLIDETDFRISALQQLLQIYQATSDWQKAIDVAERLVKLGKDKQRIEIAHFYCELALQQMGSDDLDRAMALLKKGAAADKNSARVSIMMGRVYMANGDYGKAVECLQRVISQDKELVSETLEMLQTCYQQLGKNDEWAEFLRRAVEENTGAAAELMLADILEGREGNDVAQVYITRQLQRHPTMRVFHKLMDYHLNEAEEGRAKESLMVLRDMVGEQVRSKPRYRCQKCGFTAYTLYWHCPSCRAWSTIKPIRGLDGQ; translated from the coding sequence ATGTTGGAGTTGTTGTTTCTGCTTTTACCTGTAGCGGCAGCGTATGGCTGGTATATGGGTCGCAGAAGTGCGCAACAAACAAAACAGGATGAAGCTAACCGCTTGTCTCGCGACTATGTCGCCGGGGTTAACTTCCTCCTGAGCAACCAACAGGACAAAGCGGTGGATCTGTTCCTCGACATGCTAAAAGAGGATACCGGCACCGTTGAGGCTCATCTCACCCTCGGAAACCTGTTTCGCTCACGTGGCGAAGTCGACAGGGCCATCCGCATTCACCAAACCTTGATGGAAAGCGCCTCGCTGACCTATGAACAGCGCCTGCTGGCGGTTCAACAGCTGGGTCGTGATTACATGGCGGCGGGATTGTATGATCGCGCGGAAGACATGTTTACCCAACTGATTGATGAAACAGACTTTCGTATCAGCGCGTTACAGCAACTGCTGCAAATCTACCAGGCGACCAGCGACTGGCAAAAAGCGATCGATGTGGCGGAGCGGTTGGTGAAACTCGGCAAGGATAAACAGCGTATTGAAATTGCCCATTTCTATTGCGAGTTAGCGCTGCAACAGATGGGCAGTGACGATTTGGATCGCGCCATGGCGCTGTTAAAGAAAGGTGCCGCGGCAGACAAAAATAGCGCCAGAGTCTCCATCATGATGGGGCGGGTCTATATGGCAAATGGCGACTACGGCAAAGCGGTTGAGTGCCTGCAGCGCGTCATCTCTCAGGATAAAGAGCTGGTAAGCGAAACGCTGGAGATGCTGCAGACCTGCTACCAACAGCTCGGGAAGAATGACGAATGGGCTGAGTTTTTACGCCGGGCAGTAGAAGAGAACACCGGCGCCGCTGCGGAATTAATGCTGGCTGATATTCTGGAAGGGCGTGAAGGCAATGATGTCGCACAGGTCTATATCACCCGTCAGTTGCAGCGTCATCCCACGATGCGCGTATTCCATAAACTGATGGATTACCACCTTAATGAAGCAGAAGAAGGGCGTGCCAAAGAGAGTTTGATGGTGCTGCGCGATATGGTCGGCGAGCAGGTGCGCAGTAAGCCTCGTTATCGTTGCCAGAAATGCGGCTTCACGGCTTATACTCTGTACTGGCACTGTCCTTCCTGCCGTGCGTGGTCGACCATCAAACCGATTCGCGGTCTTGACGGCCAGTAG
- the pgpB gene encoding phosphatidylglycerophosphatase B: protein MLSIAKRTAVGAALLLVMPVAVWSSGWHWQPGHNVWWLKALYWVTETVTQPWGIITHVILCVWFLWCLRFRLKAAIMLFAILAAAIMLGQGIKSWVKERVQEPRPFVIWLEKTHHIPVDEFYTLKRKERGNLVKEQLSGQHDIPSFLRKHWQKETGFAFPSGHTMFAASWALLAVGLLWPRRRTLTIAVLLVWATGVMGSRMVLGMHWPRDLVVATVISWLLVTLATWLAQQLCGPLTPPVEEVREIAEREQED, encoded by the coding sequence ATGCTTTCAATTGCCAAACGTACCGCTGTCGGCGCCGCGTTGTTACTTGTGATGCCTGTTGCCGTATGGAGCTCGGGCTGGCACTGGCAACCGGGACATAATGTCTGGTGGTTAAAAGCCTTATACTGGGTAACTGAAACGGTCACTCAGCCCTGGGGAATTATCACCCATGTGATTCTGTGCGTCTGGTTTCTTTGGTGTTTACGCTTTCGCCTCAAAGCGGCCATTATGCTATTTGCGATCCTCGCGGCGGCGATTATGCTGGGGCAGGGGATAAAATCCTGGGTCAAAGAACGCGTACAGGAACCCCGTCCGTTTGTCATTTGGCTGGAAAAAACGCACCATATTCCTGTTGATGAGTTCTACACTTTAAAGCGTAAAGAACGTGGTAACTTAGTGAAAGAACAGCTGTCCGGACAGCATGATATTCCGAGCTTTTTACGCAAACACTGGCAAAAAGAGACGGGTTTCGCATTTCCTTCCGGACACACGATGTTTGCGGCCAGTTGGGCATTACTGGCCGTGGGACTGTTGTGGCCACGCAGACGAACCCTGACGATTGCGGTGTTATTGGTTTGGGCGACGGGTGTGATGGGAAGCCGGATGGTGTTGGGGATGCACTGGCCTCGCGATTTAGTGGTGGCAACCGTGATATCCTGGCTTCTGGTGACGCTGGCGACCTGGCTGGCGCAACAGTTGTGCGGGCCTTTAACACCGCCGGTGGAAGAGGTCCGTGAGATTGCAGAACGTGAACAAGAAGACTGA
- the pyrF gene encoding orotidine-5'-phosphate decarboxylase — protein MTFTASSSSRAATDSPVVVALDYNNRDKALAFVDKIDPRDCRLKVGKEMFTLFGPQLVRDLQQRGFDIFLDLKFHDIPNTTAHAVAAAAELGVWMVNVHASGGSRMMTAAREALMPFGKDAPLLIAVTVLTSMEASDLLDLGVTLSPAEHAERLARLTQNCGLDGVVCSAQEAVRFKQAFGEAFKLVTPGIRPHGSDAGDQRRIMTPEQAMSAGVDYMVIGRPVTQSEDPAQTLKAINASLKRGA, from the coding sequence ATGACGTTTACTGCTTCATCTTCTTCTCGCGCTGCTACTGATTCTCCTGTCGTTGTTGCCCTGGATTATAATAATCGTGATAAAGCGCTGGCTTTCGTCGACAAAATCGATCCCCGTGATTGTCGCCTGAAAGTAGGCAAGGAGATGTTCACGCTCTTCGGGCCGCAACTCGTTCGTGATTTGCAGCAGCGTGGATTTGATATCTTTCTTGATCTGAAATTTCACGATATCCCCAATACCACCGCCCATGCGGTTGCCGCCGCCGCAGAACTTGGCGTCTGGATGGTCAATGTGCATGCATCGGGAGGGTCGCGAATGATGACCGCCGCACGCGAAGCATTAATGCCGTTTGGCAAAGACGCGCCATTGCTGATTGCGGTGACAGTGCTGACCAGCATGGAAGCGAGCGACTTGCTTGATCTCGGCGTGACGTTGTCACCTGCGGAGCATGCAGAACGGCTGGCGCGTTTAACGCAAAACTGTGGCCTGGACGGTGTGGTCTGTTCAGCGCAGGAAGCCGTGCGTTTCAAACAGGCGTTTGGCGAAGCGTTTAAACTGGTGACGCCGGGTATTCGTCCTCATGGGAGTGATGCTGGCGATCAACGTCGCATTATGACCCCAGAACAGGCGATGTCTGCGGGTGTGGATTATATGGTGATTGGTCGTCCGGTGACGCAGTCAGAAGACCCTGCACAAACCCTGAAAGCCATCAACGCGTCTCTGAAACGAGGAGCATAA
- the ymiC gene encoding small membrane protein YmiC has protein sequence MQTCSLKYWSWLSTFFVSLLFWASLLGFVIR, from the coding sequence ATGCAAACATGCAGTCTTAAATATTGGTCATGGCTAAGCACGTTCTTCGTCTCGCTGTTATTCTGGGCCTCATTGTTGGGGTTCGTTATCCGTTAA